A region from the Benincasa hispida cultivar B227 chromosome 12, ASM972705v1, whole genome shotgun sequence genome encodes:
- the LOC120067200 gene encoding vacuole membrane protein KMS1, whose product MGTVEEAASIASHDSEVSISELRRKQKEELENLTLVNQPFKTLKFFILGVLQYSKRSIAYILAKGGWLLLLNLIIGAAGILILTIEGPHEKHVEEIVKYFDYGLWWVILGVASSIGLGSGLHTFVLYLGPHIGFFTIKAVQCGRVDLKSATYDTIQLKRGPSWLEKSCSEFGPPVFTSRVPLSSILPMVQVEAILWGIGTALGELPPYFISRAARLSGGRSEAMEELDASSRESNGFIPTYLNKVKRWFLSHAQHLNFFTILLLASIPNPLFDLAGIMCGQFGIPFWEFFFATLVGKAIIKTHIQTVFIIAVCNNQLLDWIENELIWILSFVPGFSSILPGLIAKLNAVKAKYLKAPSHVTIANPKAKKWDFSVSSIWNTIVWLMIMNFSIKIMTSTAQRYLKKQQDKELAALTDKVPASAFSN is encoded by the exons ATGGGGACTGTTGAAGAAGCAGCTTCCATTGCTTCTCATGATTCTGAAGTTTCAATTTCAG AATTACGTAGAAAGCAGAAAGAAGAACTTGAAAATTTGACGTTAGTGAATCAACCATTCAAAACATTGAAGTTCTTCATTTTGGGTGTTCTTCAATATAGTAAACGCTCGATAGCATACATTTTAGCAAAAGGTGGTTGGCTTTTGCTTTTAAACTTGATTATTGGGGCAGCTGGAATTCTGATTTTGACTATTGAAGGGCCACATGAGAAG CATGTTGAGGAGATTGTGAAATACTTTGACTACGGCTTGTGGTGGGTGATCCTTGGAGTTGCATCATCAATTGGCCTTG GGTCTGGTCTGCATACTTTTGTCCTTTATCTGGGGCCTCATATTGGGTTTTTCACAATAAAGGCAGTGCAATGTGGTCGGGTGGACTTGAAGAGTGCCACGTATGACACAATACAATTGAAAAGAGGCCCATCGTGGCTTGAGAAGAGTTGTTCAGAATTTGGACCTCCAGTTTTCACATCACGAGTACCACTCAGCAGCATATTGCCAATGGTTCAGGTGGAGGCAATTCTGTGGGGTATTGGGACTGCCCTAGGAGAGCTTCCTCCTTATTTTATCTCAAGGGCAG CACGCCTCTCTGGTGGCAGATCAGAAGCAATGGAAGAACTAGATGCCTCTTCAAGGGAAAGTAATGGGTTCATTccaacatatttaaataaagtgAAGCGATGGTTCCTTTCACATGCTCAGCATTTGAATTTCTTTACAATTCTACTGCTTGCTTCG ATTCCAAATCCACTGTTTGACTTAGCTGGCATTATGTGTGGACAATTTGGAATTCCTTTCTGGGAATTCTTCTTCGCTACGCTGGTTGGAAAAGCGATCATCAAAACTCACATTCAG ACCGTTTTCATCATTGCCGTTTGTAACAATCAACTTCTTGATTGGATAGAAAACGAATTAATATGGATACTTAGCTTTGTTCCCGGATTTTCATCTATCTTGCCCGGGCTGATCGCCAAGCTTAATGCAGTCAAAGCTAAGTATCTGAAAGCACCGTCTCATGTGACAATTGCCAATCCCAAG GCCAAGAAGTGGGATTTCTCAGTTTCTTCCATCTGGAACACTATAGTATGGCTCATGATCATGAACTTCTCAATCAAGATTATGACATCAACTGCCCAAAGGTACTTGAAGAAACAACAAGACAAGGAGCTGGCTGCATTGACGGACAAAGTTCCTGCATCGGCATTCTCAAATTAA